A section of the Insulibacter thermoxylanivorax genome encodes:
- the guaA gene encoding glutamine-hydrolyzing GMP synthase, translating to MNKPEELILVLDFGGQYNQLIARRIRDLGVYCELVSYKTSAEKIAAMNPRGIIFSGGPASVYSEHAPLVDEGIYELGIPILGICYGMQMMAHQLKGRVERADKREYGKAVVEFAPHSQLTQGMDSQQQVWMSHSDRVTELPEGFIIDARSEHAPVAAMSDPKRKFYAVQFHPEVQHTANGHEMLKNFLFNICGCKGNWTMGTFIEDTIQEIRRQVGDRKVLCALSGGVDSSVVAVLVHKAIGEQLTCMFIDHGLLRKGEAESVMETFAGKFDMNVIKIDASERFLSKLRGVEDPEQKRKIIGNEFVYCFQEESAKLGQFDFLAQGTLYTDIIESGTDTAQTIKSHHNVGGLPEDIQFELVEPLKALFKDEVRKVGEELGLPHEIVWRQPFPGPGLAIRVIGEVTEDKLKIVRESDAILREEIAKAGLDREIWQYFTTLPNMKSVGVMGDERTYSYTVGIRAVTSIDGMTADWARIPWDVLERISIRIVNEVDNVNRVVYDITSKPPATIEWE from the coding sequence ATGAACAAGCCGGAAGAATTGATCCTGGTACTGGATTTCGGCGGCCAGTACAATCAGTTAATCGCCCGTCGCATTAGAGATCTAGGTGTGTACTGTGAGCTCGTCTCGTATAAAACCTCTGCGGAGAAGATCGCTGCGATGAATCCGCGCGGGATTATTTTCTCAGGGGGGCCGGCCAGCGTATACAGCGAGCATGCGCCGCTGGTCGATGAAGGGATCTACGAGCTGGGGATTCCGATCCTTGGGATCTGCTACGGGATGCAGATGATGGCACATCAACTGAAAGGACGAGTTGAACGCGCGGACAAGCGGGAGTACGGCAAGGCCGTCGTTGAGTTCGCCCCGCACAGCCAACTGACCCAGGGCATGGATTCGCAGCAGCAGGTCTGGATGAGCCACAGCGATCGTGTGACTGAACTGCCGGAGGGATTCATCATCGATGCGCGCAGCGAGCATGCGCCGGTTGCAGCGATGAGCGATCCGAAGCGGAAGTTCTACGCTGTTCAATTCCATCCAGAAGTGCAGCATACAGCGAATGGCCATGAGATGCTGAAGAATTTCCTGTTCAATATCTGCGGCTGCAAAGGCAACTGGACGATGGGCACCTTCATCGAGGATACGATTCAGGAGATCCGCCGGCAAGTCGGCGACCGCAAGGTGCTGTGTGCGCTGAGCGGCGGCGTGGATTCCTCGGTGGTGGCGGTGCTGGTGCACAAGGCGATCGGCGAACAGCTGACCTGCATGTTCATCGATCATGGCTTGCTGCGCAAAGGCGAAGCGGAGAGCGTCATGGAAACCTTCGCCGGCAAGTTCGATATGAACGTGATCAAGATTGATGCGAGCGAGCGTTTCTTAAGCAAGCTGCGCGGAGTGGAAGACCCGGAACAGAAGCGCAAGATCATCGGCAACGAATTCGTCTACTGCTTCCAGGAGGAATCCGCGAAGCTCGGGCAGTTCGATTTCTTGGCGCAGGGGACGTTGTATACGGATATTATCGAGAGCGGCACGGATACAGCACAGACGATCAAATCCCATCACAACGTGGGCGGTCTTCCGGAAGATATTCAGTTCGAGTTGGTCGAACCGCTGAAGGCGTTGTTCAAGGACGAAGTTCGCAAAGTCGGCGAAGAATTGGGTTTGCCGCATGAGATCGTATGGCGTCAGCCGTTCCCGGGACCGGGGCTGGCGATCCGCGTGATCGGCGAAGTGACGGAGGACAAGCTGAAGATCGTACGCGAATCCGATGCGATCCTCAGAGAGGAGATTGCCAAGGCGGGGCTGGACCGCGAGATCTGGCAGTATTTTACCACGCTGCCGAATATGAAGAGCGTCGGTGTGATGGGTGATGAACGGACATACTCCTATACCGTCGGCATCCGTGCGGTGACCTCGATCGACGGCATGACCGCCGATTGGGCGCGCATCCCTTGGGATGTATTGGAGCGGATCTCCATACGCATCGTCAACGAAGTGGACAACGTTAACCGCGTCGTCTACGACATCACATCGAAACCGCCG